The window TTTGATGGCAGTTTATTTTTATTAGCACCTTTAACAACATCGTCAACAAAGGCGTCGAAATCGGCAGCGGTAGCTTTACCATTCATGCGCGGATTTTTTGCCGGGTCGTGGGCGTCAACCATGTTGTCACCAGTGTAAGTGAAGTTTTTTGCGCCTGTGGCAACAGCTACAAAAGTAGTGAGGTTACCGCTCAGCTCGGTAAAACCCGATAGGTTGCCTTTAGTTACTTCTGATAGCAGCACAGTAAAATGGCCGTTTATCCTGCTATCACCGGCAATAACAAATATGGTACTATCAATAA is drawn from Mucilaginibacter ginsenosidivorax and contains these coding sequences:
- a CDS encoding globin family protein, with amino-acid sequence MKKLNSSMLIALFVSAMFTLQACSSNSSVTPVKATLYDSLGGSVMVSDPAKPGTTIEKGRLGIRSVIDSTIFVIAGDSRINGHFTVLLSEVTKGNLSGFTELSGNLTTFVAVATGAKNFTYTGDNMVDAHDPAKNPRMNGKATAADFDAFVDDVVKGANKNKLPSNLIGSLGKIIVSLKAQVVQK